From the Maribacter dokdonensis DSW-8 genome, the window AACAAAGAACTGAGATAAAAAACAAACAAATTCTTCTTTAATCCGAGACAATATTATTTCAGGCTCATAGATTCAATAACTTGATTCTTTGAGCTTTTTTTATTCGATCTAGCTTCTATTTATCTAGGCAATATTGAAACGTAAGTTTCATCATATGGCCTGCCAGATTTTGCAATGGCAAAAGACTGCTTTAAAAGTTTGTTGGCAACGGCTATCAGTGCCAGTTTCTTGCTCTTTCCCCTGTTCACGATCCGCTCATAAACCTCTCTGCATGCCCTATTGTGCTTACAAGCGTTAAAAGAACATAGAAATAATAGGTTGCGAAGTTTTCTATTGCCGACCTTACTTATTCGCGCACGACCTCTCACACTGCTCCCCGATTCCCGTATCGTTGGGGTTATACCTACATAGCTACAAAGCTGTGCCGCATTTTCGAACTTATTGAACCCATCGGTGACCACTATTAGGAACAATGCAGTCTTTTGACCTATACCGGGTATTGACATCAATAAAGTCAATTGCTCCTGTTGGTCCTCTTTTACCAATGACAGAATCTTTGATTCGATAGCGGCTACCTCTTTATTGAGCAGTTTCTTATTACGTATCAAGGAACGATAAACAAACTTTGAAGGTATGCCCAGAACAGCTTCTCCGTGTATCTTGTTCTTGGTCGCGGTACGTTGTTTTAAATAGATATCCAATAACCGGAACAACTGTAAGCATTCGCTCTGGATATCCGTCAAGGCATTGTAAATAGGTACCTCGTTGACCAGTGCATATTCACATATAGCCTTGGCATCGCTCTTATCCGTTTTTACTTTAGCCAGTTTCATTTGAATGAAACGTTTTACGGATAATGGGTTTACTACTGAAACTATTACCCCATTTTTGTAAAGAAACTGGGCAAGTCTATAATGATAATAACCGGTAGCTTCCATAACGACCAATGAACATTTGGGCAGTTCCTTAAGGAATTTCTTAAATCCAGTTTCATCGTTCTTATACTGGTCGTGACCTTTGTTACTACCATGTACATCAAAGACATCTTTACTGATGTCGACTCCAAAAGTTTCTTTATATTTATTCATAAGATATGTTTTACGAAAGAACCGGCTACTTCTGCTCACAACAACTTGAAAACGAGATCTAAGGTCTCACAGAACTGAACGTGATCTAAGTAGTAAAAGAGAGAGGATTATCAATGTTGTCGAAGTCTAAAGCTTCACCGTATATAGTAACCTTAATTCTCTCTTTTGTTCTTTCTAGTTATATCAACAATTTACTGAGAATCAAACTTAAGATGTATATAAAACATAGCTATTATAGGATTTCCGAGAGGTTTATGTGTATTTACGAAGACCGCCAAATTTTTAAATTTGGCTTTTTGAGAAATTTAAGATAAAAAGAAAAATTCAAAAATTCGGCTCGTTTATAATCCGAAACGAAAATGTTTTTTAACACGCTACGTTTCATATACGGAGACGTTAAATAAATTAAAAGCAAACCAAATGAATAGAAAAATCAAAATTCTAACCTTATTAATTGTAACTGTTTTGTCGACAAATATTCTGAAAGCCCAGACAAAAATTGACGAAATCACCACTGAATTTTTTAAGACATATGAAAAGTCGCCTCAAGAAGCGGTTGATTATGTTTTTGGAACAAATAAATGGATGATGGACAGAAATAAGGACGGTATTGAAAATGTCAAAACCCAATTAACAAGTTTTCTTGGATTAGTTGGAGATTATTATGGTTACGAAAAAATTACGGAAAAAAGTGTTGGAGAAAGTTATAAACTTGAGAGTTATATGATGAAATATGACAGACAACCTGTTCGATTTACATTTGTTTTTTATAAGCCAAAAGACAAATGGCAAGTTCAAAATTTTCAATATGATGACAATTTAGATGATGAATTGGAAGAATCTGGAAAAGTATATCGTCTGAAAGAAAATTGGGAATAAAAGCTAATTACAAAACGCCATAACTAATGGCTTGTTCTCATCTACTTCTAAGAACACCAAAATATTATATTTACCTTAGCCATCAATTGAACATATAGCATCACCCCCCACAAACCCAATAAATGACAAAAGGCTCCGAAATTATTGCAAACAGGTACAGAAACTTTATTAAAACCGTTTGCGAAACAGACATTGTTTATGCACTGCAGAACCATGAAGGCTTTGCCATGGCCAGCTCTGTGCAATATGGTGACGAGTTTGATCAACCTGTAGGCATTCTATGTTTTTGGGCCATACAGGGCAGGGCAAATTCTTGCATTATTAACCAATGGGCTGACTACCGTATTACCGAAATTTCCTTAACCGAATTTATTGAAACCTGGGGCGTAGGCATGGAAAATGACGGTATACTAGCCGGTATTGGGTTTGACCAAAAAATGTTCGGCTATGAAGCCAAACCTTTAGATTTAATCCTTGACCTGGTAGCTGAAATAAAAGCGACCAAAAAGAACATATCACTTCAAAAATTCGAAAATCTTACCGATTTAGAAGAACAGGCAAAAATTGCCAATAGGTAATATTTTGCGTTAAAAAATCTTTTTATCAAAGTATAGATTACCACAAGAGGTTCTTAATTTGCCGCTACACCGCAAAATTCAACCTTACTCGTAATCGTCATGATGACCGCCATTGTTGTACTCATTGTATCTGGAGCCCTTATCATAGGTGCGCTTTGGGGTCTGTACGGAAATTTATCCAAACGTTTAGAAGGCTTTTTAGTGGCGCTTGCCGGTGGGGCGTTATTGGTTTCCGCCTTGTTGGAATTAATCTATCCCGCACTTGAGAAAAACTCCGTACCCATTGCACTATCCACCGTCTTTGTAGGTGCCATAACCTTTACCGTGTTAGATTATTGGGTGAAGGAAAAATGGAACTCAC encodes:
- a CDS encoding DUF2750 domain-containing protein encodes the protein MTKGSEIIANRYRNFIKTVCETDIVYALQNHEGFAMASSVQYGDEFDQPVGILCFWAIQGRANSCIINQWADYRITEISLTEFIETWGVGMENDGILAGIGFDQKMFGYEAKPLDLILDLVAEIKATKKNISLQKFENLTDLEEQAKIANR
- a CDS encoding IS110 family transposase, with protein sequence MNKYKETFGVDISKDVFDVHGSNKGHDQYKNDETGFKKFLKELPKCSLVVMEATGYYHYRLAQFLYKNGVIVSVVNPLSVKRFIQMKLAKVKTDKSDAKAICEYALVNEVPIYNALTDIQSECLQLFRLLDIYLKQRTATKNKIHGEAVLGIPSKFVYRSLIRNKKLLNKEVAAIESKILSLVKEDQQEQLTLLMSIPGIGQKTALFLIVVTDGFNKFENAAQLCSYVGITPTIRESGSSVRGRARISKVGNRKLRNLLFLCSFNACKHNRACREVYERIVNRGKSKKLALIAVANKLLKQSFAIAKSGRPYDETYVSILPR